The Alphaproteobacteria bacterium nucleotide sequence GGCATCGAGGACGGCGGCGAGCTGCTGGCCCAGGTGTTCAAGACCATCTACGCCGGCCACACCGGCAAGCTGTCCTATGCCCGCATCTGGCGCGGCGCGCTGAAGGACGGCACCACGCTGGGCGACGAGCGGGCCAGCGGCCTGTTCAGCCTGTTCGGCGGCAAGCACGACAAGATCGGCGAGGCGCCCGAGGGCGCAGTCGTCGCGATCGGCCGCATGGACAAGGTGCAGACCGGCGCGGCGCTGAGCCCGTCGGGCAAGGCGGCCGGCGTCGAGTGGCCGGCGGCGATCCCGCCGGTGTTCGCCAGCGCCATCGTCACCGAGAACCGCGGCGACGAGGTCAAGCTCAGCGGCGCGATCCACAAGCTGATCGAGGAGGACCCGGCGCTGCAGGTCGAGCACAATGCCGGGACCCACGAGATGGTGCTGTGGGGCCAGGGCGACGTGCATCTGGCGGTCGCCGCCGACCGCCTCGCCCACCGCTTCAATGTCGCCGTCTCCCGCTCGCGGCCGCAGGTCGCCTATCAGGAGACCATCCGCAAGGCGGTGCAGCAGCATGCCCGGCACAAGAAGCAGAGCGGCGGCCACGGCCAGTTCGGCGACGTGCACATCGAGGTCAAGCCGGTGGCGCGCGGCGAAGGCTTCCAGTTCCTCGACGAGATCACCGGCGGCGCCATCCCGCGCCAGTTCATCCCGTCGGTCGAACACGGGGTGAAGGAGTATCTCTCGCGCGGGCCGCTCGGCTTCCCGGTGGTCGACATCGCGGTGCGGCTCTACGACGGCCAGTTCCACACGGTCGACAGCTCCGACCAGGCCTTCCGCGCCGCCGGCCAGCTGGCGATGCGCGAGGCGATGCCGAACGCCAGCCCGGTGCTGCTGGAGCCGATCTACAAGGTCTCGATCGACGTGCCGTCGGACCACACCAGCAAGATCAACAACCTGATCACCGGCAAGCGCGGCCAGATCCTGGGCTTCGACGCCAAGCAGGGCTGGGCTGGCTGGGACACGGTCGAGTGCATGATGCCGCAGGCCGAACTGCGCGACCTGATCATCGAGCTCCGGTCGGTGACCCAGGGTTCCGGCACCTTCCGCTTCAGCTTCGATCACATGGCCGAACTGACCGGTCGGCTGGCCGACCAGGTGGTCGACGAGCGCACGGCGATCGCGGCGCAGTAGGCCGGGCGGGGCGCCTGCGGCGCCCCGCCTCAGTAGAGTTCGCTGCGGTACTCCTGGTCGATGTAGCGCTCGATCTCCGGCACCGGCGGCGCCAGCTTGGCGTGGTCGCGCACCGCCTCGGCCAGGCTGGACAGGTGGTCGACCGCCGGCCATTGCGGCTGCTGCCACAGGCTGGAGCGGATCATGCACTTGCCGCAGTGGTAGAGCACACGCTCGACCGCGACCACGATGGCCAGCTTCGGCGCCTTGCCGTTCATCGCCATCGACTGGCACAGCGCCTCGTCGCGCACGATCCGCGCCCGGCCGCTGACCCGCAGCGTCTCCGTGCGCTGCGGCACCAGGAAGATCAGCCCGATCTGCGGATCGTCGATCAGGTTGTGCAGGGTGTCGTGACGGTTGTTGCCGAGCCGGTCGGGGATCGCCAGCGTGTGCGGGTCCAGCAGCCGGACGAAGCCGGCCGGGTCGCCCTTCGGCGACACGTCGACCCAGCCGTTGCGGCCGCGCGTGCCGATGACGACGAACGGCGCAGCGCCGATGAACTTCGCGCAGTGCACGTCGAGGTGGTCGATCACCTTGTTCGCCGCCGCGTCGCTGACCGGTTTCGATCCCGCACGCAACGCCTCGTGCGTTGTCACCACCTCCTGGAAGCGCCGTTCCAGCTGCTCGTAGCCCATGCCGTTCTCCTTCCGCTCCGGCCCGGATTGAGCCAGATGCGACGACGGCAGGCAACCGGCACGAACGCACCGGCCATCGCGCGCGGTCCGGCCGGCGCGCCGCGGGCCCGCGCGGGCGAAGGCGCTATATGGCGGCCGGAACCGCCCGGAACCGCGCCTCGGCGTCGCGGAACACCGCGCGCGCGTGATCGATGTCCCACGGCCGCTCGACCAGCGTCTCGTGGTCCCATTCGCTGCGCGGGACCGGCGGCGCGAAGAAGTCGCCGCCATAGACGTGCAGCGCGGTGGTCATCTTGCCGATCGGGTTGGTCACCGAGTGGATGATATTGTGGCCCAGCGTCGCGATGTCGCCCGTGCCCAGGGAATCCGCGCCCGCCGCCTCGATCCCGCCGGCGGTGCGGCGCCAGAACACGTTGTCCTCGCGGCCATGATAGATGCCGATCAGCGCGAACATGTGGTGGTTATGCGGCATCAGCGACATGTAGGGCGCCCAGGCGAAGTTGATGATGGTCAGGTCGTCGGCCCGACACAGCGGCACGATGCCTGCGTTCTTCGGCTCGCCCAGCGACCGGGCGACGGCAGCGGGATCGGACAGGGCCTCGGCCAGGACCTCGCGGACCGCGGCCTGGCCGTCGCCAACGGCCGCCTTGCACGACTCGATGAAACGGTCGGGGTCGAACATCGCATCCCCCCATCAGCAGCCAGGTCGGGTCAGAATAGGGTCATGTCCGCAGGGCGAGCAAGGCGTCGACCCAGTCCGCCTCGGCGGCCGGCTTGTCCCAGCGGATGCGATGGACGCGCGGGAAGCGCATGGCCAGGCCGGACTTGTGGCGCGGCGAGGCGTGGACGCTGTCGAACGCCACCTCCAGCACCAGGCCCGGCGCGACCTCGCGCACCGGCCCGAAGCGGGCGGTGGTGTGGTCGCGCACCCATTTGTCGAGCAGCCGCAGCTCGTCGTCGGTGAAGCCGAAATAGGCCTTGCCGACCGGCACCAGTTCCGGCGCGCCGTCTTCGCCGGTGCGCCAGCAGCCGAAGGTGTAGTCGGAATAGAAGGACGAGCGCTTGCCGTGGCCGCGCTGCGCATACATCAGCACCGTGTCGGCCGTCAGCGCGTCGCGTTTCCACTTGAACCAGGGTCCCTTCGGCCGGCCGGCGACATAGGGCGCGTCGTGCCGCTTCAGCATCAGCCCCTCGATGCCGTTGTCGCGGGCGCCGGCGCGGATGGCGGCAAGCTCGTCCCAGCTGGCGAACGGGATCAGCGGCGACAGGTCGAAGCGCGGGCGGATGGCGCGGCCGTGCCATGCCTCCAGCCGGCCGCGGCGCTGCGCCAGCGGCGCGCCGCGCAGGTCGCTGGCACCGTCGGCCAGCATGTCGTAGAGCCGCACGAAGGCCGGCGCCTCGCGCAGCAGCTTCGGGCCGACCTGCTTGCGGTTCAGCCGCTGCTGCAGGGCGTTGAACGAGCCGACCGCCCAGCCGCCGGCCGCCGGCGTGCCGACCAGCAGCTCGCCGTCGAGCACCGCGTCCTCCTCCAGGGCGGCCACCACGTCGGGAAAGGCGGCGGCGATGTCGTCGCCGGTGCGCGAATACAGCCGGGTCTCGCCGCCGCGGCGGACGAGCTGCACCCGGATGCCGTCCCACTTCCACTCCGCCCAGTAGTCGGCCGGATCCAGCCTCGCCAGGTCGGCGGCCTCGTCGAGCGGGTTGGCCAGCATCATCGGGCGGAACGCCGCCGTCGCCGAGACGTCCGGTTGCGGCCGCTCGCCGGCCAGCCAGGCGAAGACCGGCGCGTAGGGCGGCCTGTGCGCGTGCCACAGCTCCTCGATCGCCTCCACCGGCCGGTCGTGGGCGGCGGCCAGCGCGGTCTTGGCCAGCCGGGCGGAGACGCCGACCCTGAGCCCGCCGGTGATCAGCTTCAGCAGCGCCCAGCGCCCGGTCGCATCCATGGCGTCGAGCCAGCCGGCGACCAGCGCCGGCAGCCGTGCCTTCGGCGTCGTTTCGAGCGCCGCGATCACCGCGGCCAGGCGTGGCGGCGCCTGGGCGGTCGCGGCCGACGGCCAGATCAGCGCCACCGTCTCGGCCAAGTCGCCGACATAGTCGTAGGACCAGCCGAACAGGACCGGGTCGGTCCGCTCGGCGACGAGGGCGCGGATCATCGCCGGCTTGGCCGCGGACAGCCTGAGGTCGCCGGTCAGCGCCGCCATCGCCCAGCCGCGGTCGAGCCGGTCGTCCGCATCGTCGATCGCCGCCAGGTAGGACGACAGCAGCCGCAGCTTGCCGTTGCGCGACGGCATGAAGCTGAGCGAGTCGAGCAGGCGGGCGAAGGCGCGCATCGGGTGGCGCGGGGCGCGCCGGTCAGCCCCGGGCCAGCGCCATCACGGCCATCTTCGCGACCGTCGAGTTCCAGTCGTACGGGCGGGCATAGGTCCCGGCGACGACGCCGCGGCTGTTGATCAGGTAGCTGGTCGGATAGGCGGTGACGCCGAAGGCCTCGGCCAGCGCGCCCTGGTGGTCGTGGTAACGGCCGAGGTGGCTCAGCTCGTACTGGGCATAGAACTGCTCGATGATCGCCATGCCGCCCTGGTCGACCGAGACCGGCACCACGAAGGCCGCCTCGCCCACGCTGGCCTGCAGGGCATCGAGGCTCGGCATCTCGCTGCGGCACGGCACGCACCACGTCGCCCAGAAGTTGAGCACGATCGGCCTGCCGATGAAGTCGGCCAGGCTGACCTCGCGGCCGTCGCCCGCCATGAAGGGCACCGTCGCCCAGTTGACCGCGCGCGCGGCCGACAGCGGCAGCGCCGCCGCAGCCAGCCCGGCCGCGCCGGTCGCCAGGAAATGCCGTCGACTGTGAGTCATGATCGGCGATACTACACCGGTCCGCCGCCACGCCAAAGGACCGTCCGCCGATGCACCAGCCGCCGCTGTTCCGCGAGGAACGGGTCGAGATATTGCACGACCTGATCGCGCGCCACCCCTTCGCGACGCTGGTTGCCGCCGGCGACGGCGGCATCGAGGCCTCGCACCTGCCGATGCTGCTGTCGCCCGAACCGGCGCCACTGGGCAGCCTGATCGGGCATCTGGCCCGCGCCAACCCGATGCTGGCCGATGGGCGCGACAGCCTGCACGCCCTGGCCGTCTTCCAGGGCCCGCAGGCCTATGTGTCGCCGTCGTGGTACCCGTCGAAGCGGGCGCACGGCCGGGTAGTGCCGACCTGGAACTACGTCGCGGTTCACGCCCACGGCACGCTGGCCCGCATCGACGACCCGGCCCGTCTGCGCGACATCGTCGAACGGCTGACCG carries:
- a CDS encoding elongation factor G encodes the protein MTREGSAAPRCAALVGPYLSGKTTLLEAMLHACGAIQRKGKTADGNTVGDSSAEARARSMSTEVSVADARFLDDRWSFIDCPGSFEFTQETRNALLVADVAVVVCEPAIERVSALAPLFHYLDEYDIPHMLFINKMDSANVRVRDMMEALQAVSKQPLVLRQVPIRESDKVTGYVDLVSERAYQYRHGEASALIELPPAVQDREHEARQELLETVADFDDSLLEQLLEDIEPDKSAVYKNLAANLREDRLVPVFLGSAEHDGGVRRLLKALRHETPGVEHTRARYGIEDGGELLAQVFKTIYAGHTGKLSYARIWRGALKDGTTLGDERASGLFSLFGGKHDKIGEAPEGAVVAIGRMDKVQTGAALSPSGKAAGVEWPAAIPPVFASAIVTENRGDEVKLSGAIHKLIEEDPALQVEHNAGTHEMVLWGQGDVHLAVAADRLAHRFNVAVSRSRPQVAYQETIRKAVQQHARHKKQSGGHGQFGDVHIEVKPVARGEGFQFLDEITGGAIPRQFIPSVEHGVKEYLSRGPLGFPVVDIAVRLYDGQFHTVDSSDQAFRAAGQLAMREAMPNASPVLLEPIYKVSIDVPSDHTSKINNLITGKRGQILGFDAKQGWAGWDTVECMMPQAELRDLIIELRSVTQGSGTFRFSFDHMAELTGRLADQVVDERTAIAAQ
- a CDS encoding cisplatin damage response ATP-dependent DNA ligase, giving the protein MRAFARLLDSLSFMPSRNGKLRLLSSYLAAIDDADDRLDRGWAMAALTGDLRLSAAKPAMIRALVAERTDPVLFGWSYDYVGDLAETVALIWPSAATAQAPPRLAAVIAALETTPKARLPALVAGWLDAMDATGRWALLKLITGGLRVGVSARLAKTALAAAHDRPVEAIEELWHAHRPPYAPVFAWLAGERPQPDVSATAAFRPMMLANPLDEAADLARLDPADYWAEWKWDGIRVQLVRRGGETRLYSRTGDDIAAAFPDVVAALEEDAVLDGELLVGTPAAGGWAVGSFNALQQRLNRKQVGPKLLREAPAFVRLYDMLADGASDLRGAPLAQRRGRLEAWHGRAIRPRFDLSPLIPFASWDELAAIRAGARDNGIEGLMLKRHDAPYVAGRPKGPWFKWKRDALTADTVLMYAQRGHGKRSSFYSDYTFGCWRTGEDGAPELVPVGKAYFGFTDDELRLLDKWVRDHTTARFGPVREVAPGLVLEVAFDSVHASPRHKSGLAMRFPRVHRIRWDKPAAEADWVDALLALRT
- a CDS encoding FMN-binding negative transcriptional regulator: MHQPPLFREERVEILHDLIARHPFATLVAAGDGGIEASHLPMLLSPEPAPLGSLIGHLARANPMLADGRDSLHALAVFQGPQAYVSPSWYPSKRAHGRVVPTWNYVAVHAHGTLARIDDPARLRDIVERLTAARERRFAAPWSVDDAPADFVAGMLKGIVGLELRIERLDGNWKLSQNRAPDDRRGVIAALEASDDPADRAVAAAMVARDGD
- a CDS encoding TlpA disulfide reductase family protein, with amino-acid sequence MTHSRRHFLATGAAGLAAAALPLSAARAVNWATVPFMAGDGREVSLADFIGRPIVLNFWATWCVPCRSEMPSLDALQASVGEAAFVVPVSVDQGGMAIIEQFYAQYELSHLGRYHDHQGALAEAFGVTAYPTSYLINSRGVVAGTYARPYDWNSTVAKMAVMALARG
- a CDS encoding pyridoxamine 5'-phosphate oxidase family protein; protein product: MGYEQLERRFQEVVTTHEALRAGSKPVSDAAANKVIDHLDVHCAKFIGAAPFVVIGTRGRNGWVDVSPKGDPAGFVRLLDPHTLAIPDRLGNNRHDTLHNLIDDPQIGLIFLVPQRTETLRVSGRARIVRDEALCQSMAMNGKAPKLAIVVAVERVLYHCGKCMIRSSLWQQPQWPAVDHLSSLAEAVRDHAKLAPPVPEIERYIDQEYRSELY